The following are encoded together in the Flavihumibacter fluvii genome:
- a CDS encoding ThuA domain-containing protein, with product MIRSFSSAIICIMIAFVAISLASCSGRSGKPRVLVFYKTAGFHHESIPDGIPAIQKLGAANNFEVDTTTNSELFTDDSLQKYASVIFLSTTGDVLNNYQEAAFERYIQAGGGYVGIHAAADTEYEWGWYGRLAGAYFLDHPGMKDTFPNVQQGILNVVDRTNESTKHLPEKWTKTDEFYSYKNISQDIKVLMTIDEKSYNGGHNGDNHPMAWYHEFDGGRAFYTALGHTRETYTDDNFLKHLLGGIKYAIGENKKLEYSKATTQNVPEENRFTKTALISGQFFEPTEMTILPNLDILITQRRGEVMLYKKGDSTLKQALFLDAYYKTKTAGANAEEGVLGIKADPDFAKNKFVYIFYSPADTSVNRLSRFTFENDTLTNEKVVLQFYSQREICCHTGGSVAFDKDGLLFLSTGDNSTPFNEPKMPYVNNGFGPLDDRPGHEQYDARRSSGNTNDLRGKILRIRVLPDGSYEIPEGNLYPKGTAGTRPEIYVQGNRNPYRISVDQKNGFLYWGEVGPDAGEDSFDVRGPRGYDELNQARKAGFFGWPLFVGNNYPYHAYDYATGKSGPLFDPAKPINDSRNNTGLRELPPVAPAFIWYPYAESKEFPSVKTGGRNAMAGPIYYTDMFPKETRYPEYYNKKLFIYDWIRGWFKAVTMRENGDFDKMEPFMENTKFNSVIDMEVGPDGKFYMLEYGSGWFSKNPDAGLSRIDYNGGNRAPKITGISVDKNSGILPFKVVISVDAKDPEKDKLSYTWNLGNGETKETTEPKLEYTYNKAGEYAISVTASDDKKESAKSTIVSVYAGNETPDVTINILGNKSFYFPNKKVQYEVKVSDKNDPAAGSDLSGLFVSADYVDGPDKAGASMGHQVMSEVTMGRSLIQSLDCKSCHKEAEKSIGPSFVDVSKKYKDRADVVAYLTSKIQKGGSGVWGETAMAAHPDLKDNDAHQIISYIQSLSGAVKTQKSLPASGSVNGTLDKKPTPNGALVISASYTDKGGNNIKPLTGNSSVVLRSSQLDFETATNLNQFSVVKYNGMTLLLVPKPTGSFSVENVDLTGVNGASMMLGWQAPPKAAFIFELRLDAVDGKKIGEATLQGGLPEVKKAGGFGGTMIAFAIDPVTDGKTHHIYVVSKAAYPKEPATVAIQAMQFLSK from the coding sequence ATGATCAGATCATTTTCTTCAGCAATCATATGCATCATGATTGCTTTTGTTGCGATTAGCCTGGCATCATGTTCGGGCAGGTCAGGAAAACCCAGGGTTCTGGTATTTTACAAGACCGCAGGATTTCATCACGAATCAATTCCTGATGGTATTCCGGCTATCCAGAAACTGGGTGCTGCCAATAATTTTGAAGTAGATACTACCACGAACAGTGAATTATTTACAGATGACAGTTTGCAGAAATACGCTTCAGTTATTTTCTTAAGTACTACAGGGGATGTGCTGAATAATTACCAGGAAGCTGCTTTTGAGCGCTATATCCAGGCTGGTGGTGGTTATGTGGGAATACACGCAGCGGCAGATACCGAATATGAATGGGGATGGTATGGCCGCCTTGCCGGTGCATATTTCCTGGATCATCCAGGTATGAAAGATACATTTCCGAATGTGCAGCAGGGGATTTTAAATGTGGTGGACCGCACCAATGAGTCGACTAAACACCTGCCGGAAAAATGGACAAAGACAGATGAGTTTTACAGTTATAAAAACATCAGCCAGGATATTAAGGTACTGATGACCATTGATGAAAAGTCATACAATGGTGGTCATAACGGTGACAACCACCCTATGGCCTGGTACCATGAATTTGACGGAGGCCGTGCTTTTTATACTGCACTTGGGCACACCAGGGAAACCTATACTGATGATAATTTCCTGAAACATTTACTGGGTGGTATCAAATATGCGATTGGCGAAAATAAAAAACTGGAATATTCAAAAGCCACTACGCAAAATGTTCCGGAAGAGAACCGCTTTACCAAAACGGCACTGATCTCCGGGCAGTTTTTTGAGCCTACCGAAATGACCATCCTTCCGAACCTGGATATATTGATTACCCAGCGCAGGGGTGAAGTAATGTTGTATAAAAAAGGGGACTCAACCCTCAAGCAGGCCTTGTTCCTGGATGCATACTATAAAACAAAAACGGCCGGTGCGAATGCTGAGGAGGGAGTATTAGGAATTAAAGCAGACCCTGATTTTGCTAAGAATAAGTTTGTTTATATTTTTTATAGTCCGGCTGATACCTCTGTGAACCGTCTCTCGCGTTTCACATTCGAGAACGATACACTGACGAATGAAAAAGTGGTGCTGCAGTTTTATTCCCAAAGGGAAATATGTTGCCATACCGGCGGTTCGGTGGCATTTGATAAAGACGGCCTTCTGTTTCTTTCTACCGGTGATAATTCCACGCCGTTTAATGAGCCCAAAATGCCTTATGTGAATAATGGTTTTGGACCTTTGGATGACCGTCCGGGTCATGAACAATACGATGCCCGTCGTTCTTCAGGAAACACTAATGACCTTAGGGGAAAGATTTTAAGGATACGCGTGCTGCCAGATGGCAGTTATGAAATTCCTGAGGGTAACCTTTATCCGAAAGGTACCGCAGGTACAAGGCCTGAGATCTATGTGCAGGGTAACCGCAACCCTTATCGGATCTCAGTTGACCAGAAAAACGGATTTTTGTATTGGGGTGAGGTTGGTCCGGATGCTGGCGAAGACAGTTTTGATGTGCGTGGACCAAGGGGCTATGATGAATTGAACCAGGCGCGTAAGGCAGGCTTCTTCGGTTGGCCGTTATTTGTCGGAAACAATTATCCTTACCATGCATATGATTATGCAACGGGGAAATCAGGCCCATTGTTTGATCCGGCCAAACCAATCAATGATTCTAGGAATAATACCGGTCTCAGGGAATTACCGCCGGTAGCACCGGCATTCATCTGGTACCCATATGCCGAATCAAAGGAATTCCCTTCCGTGAAAACAGGAGGCAGGAATGCTATGGCGGGTCCGATTTATTATACCGATATGTTTCCCAAGGAGACCCGTTACCCGGAATATTATAACAAGAAGCTATTCATTTATGATTGGATCCGTGGCTGGTTCAAAGCAGTTACGATGCGTGAGAATGGTGATTTTGACAAGATGGAACCCTTCATGGAGAACACCAAATTCAATTCTGTAATCGATATGGAAGTTGGTCCTGATGGTAAATTTTATATGCTGGAGTATGGATCAGGATGGTTTTCCAAAAATCCGGATGCGGGTCTGTCAAGGATTGATTATAATGGTGGAAACAGGGCGCCTAAGATTACCGGTATTTCTGTGGATAAGAATTCCGGCATCCTTCCATTTAAGGTCGTTATTTCAGTTGATGCAAAAGATCCCGAAAAAGACAAGCTGAGCTATACATGGAACCTGGGCAATGGTGAGACAAAAGAAACCACTGAACCCAAATTGGAATATACGTATAACAAAGCAGGAGAGTATGCTATATCTGTTACCGCTAGCGATGATAAAAAGGAATCTGCTAAAAGCACAATTGTATCTGTTTATGCAGGGAACGAAACCCCTGATGTAACCATCAATATCCTGGGCAATAAATCGTTTTACTTCCCTAATAAAAAGGTGCAGTATGAAGTAAAAGTGTCAGATAAAAATGATCCGGCAGCAGGTTCAGACCTTTCCGGGTTGTTTGTATCTGCAGATTATGTGGATGGTCCGGATAAGGCCGGTGCTTCAATGGGACACCAGGTTATGTCTGAGGTGACTATGGGAAGAAGCCTTATTCAATCGCTCGACTGTAAGTCCTGCCATAAAGAAGCAGAGAAATCAATCGGTCCATCTTTTGTAGACGTGTCTAAGAAATATAAGGATCGTGCAGATGTTGTTGCCTACCTGACCAGTAAAATACAAAAAGGCGGTTCCGGTGTTTGGGGTGAAACGGCCATGGCGGCGCACCCGGACCTGAAAGACAATGATGCACACCAGATCATTTCTTATATACAATCCCTTTCAGGCGCAGTGAAAACACAGAAGTCATTGCCGGCCTCAGGTTCCGTGAATGGCACACTTGATAAAAAACCAACGCCAAATGGTGCATTGGTGATATCTGCAAGTTATACGGATAAAGGTGGAAATAATATCAAACCACTTACAGGCAATTCCAGTGTAGTGCTGAGAAGCAGCCAGTTGGATTTTGAAACAGCGACCAACCTAAATCAATTTTCTGTAGTAAAGTATAACGGAATGACACTGTTGTTGGTGCCAAAGCCAACAGGTTCCTTTAGTGTGGAAAATGTTGACCTTACCGGTGTAAATGGCGCTTCAATGATGCTTGGCTGGCAGGCTCCACCAAAAGCAGCATTTATCTTTGAATTGAGGCTGGATGCTGTTGATGGAAAGAAAATAGGGGAGGCCACATTACAGGGAGGCCTTCCGGAAGTTAAAAAAGCCGGAGGTTTTGGTGGTACAATGATCGCGTTTGCAATTGATCCGGTAACAGATGGCAAAACGCACCATATCTATGTTGTAAGCAAGGCAGCATATCCGAAAGAACCTGCAACGGTAGCAATACAGGCCATGCAATTTTTATCAAAATAA
- a CDS encoding GDSL-type esterase/lipase family protein: MRKLLILGFTILSVSAWSQNQVIKLYPGKAPGSESWNWEEKRMDVNMFNTPLVYDVVEPTLTVVKPKGTNTGTAVIIAPGGGFMVLSINSEGMDVAEWLSKKGVTAFVLKYRVLHSKTNNPPKEMMDAIASGQKFQEEVAPVVEMAKNDGLAAVEYVRKNATIYGIDPHRIGFMGFSAGGNVTMAVTYNSNETNRPDFIAPVYAYTGGAIGDKVPTAKTPAFIVAASDDNLGLAPSSVALYSKWLAAGQPAELHMFEKGGHGFGMRVQELPTDSWIERFGDWLGAKGLLWPVHPTGWMATTNYQEVKKWEVEGEKRFHNDWANFARFAEENKEVAKLPLSKSRVVFMGNSITEGWKSTDSAFFAGRQYINRGISGQTTPQMLLRFRPDVIDLKPAVVVILAGINDIAGNTGPMTLEETFGNIVSMATLAKANKIKVIISSVLPAYDFPWRPGMEPAPKVIALNKMLKDFAAKNGCIYVDYFSAMADNRNGLPVSLAGDGIHPNLAGYKIMEPLVEKAIEKALKAQ, from the coding sequence ATGAGGAAATTATTAATACTTGGTTTCACGATCTTAAGTGTAAGTGCCTGGTCACAGAACCAGGTGATAAAATTATATCCAGGAAAAGCACCTGGATCCGAATCATGGAACTGGGAAGAAAAACGGATGGACGTGAACATGTTTAATACACCTTTGGTGTATGATGTGGTGGAACCGACGCTTACAGTAGTTAAGCCGAAAGGCACAAATACCGGTACGGCAGTGATCATTGCCCCGGGTGGCGGTTTTATGGTGCTTTCTATAAATAGCGAAGGAATGGATGTAGCTGAATGGCTTAGCAAAAAAGGCGTGACCGCTTTTGTTTTAAAATACCGGGTGCTCCACAGTAAAACTAATAATCCACCAAAGGAAATGATGGATGCCATTGCAAGTGGCCAAAAATTTCAGGAAGAGGTTGCGCCTGTAGTGGAAATGGCAAAGAATGATGGCCTTGCTGCTGTTGAATATGTGCGCAAGAATGCCACAATATATGGCATTGATCCGCACCGGATAGGCTTCATGGGTTTTTCAGCTGGCGGAAACGTGACAATGGCGGTAACCTATAATTCCAATGAAACTAATCGGCCCGATTTTATTGCGCCTGTTTATGCATATACAGGAGGGGCCATTGGGGATAAGGTGCCAACTGCAAAAACGCCGGCATTTATAGTGGCGGCTTCCGACGATAATCTGGGATTAGCGCCAAGCAGCGTTGCTTTATACAGCAAATGGTTGGCCGCAGGCCAGCCTGCAGAATTGCATATGTTTGAAAAGGGCGGGCATGGGTTTGGCATGCGTGTCCAAGAACTCCCTACGGATTCCTGGATAGAACGTTTTGGTGATTGGTTGGGTGCTAAGGGATTGCTATGGCCTGTACATCCAACAGGCTGGATGGCAACGACGAATTATCAGGAAGTAAAAAAATGGGAAGTTGAAGGAGAAAAAAGATTTCATAACGACTGGGCAAACTTTGCAAGATTTGCTGAGGAGAATAAGGAAGTAGCAAAATTACCCTTGTCAAAAAGCAGGGTGGTTTTTATGGGTAATTCGATTACAGAAGGGTGGAAAAGTACCGACAGTGCATTTTTTGCAGGCCGACAATATATTAACCGGGGTATCAGCGGTCAAACCACGCCTCAGATGTTGTTGCGTTTCAGGCCAGATGTAATTGATTTAAAACCTGCCGTTGTGGTGATATTGGCAGGCATCAATGATATCGCCGGTAATACCGGCCCAATGACCCTGGAAGAAACCTTTGGAAATATTGTTTCCATGGCAACCCTGGCAAAAGCTAATAAGATCAAAGTAATCATTTCTTCTGTATTACCGGCCTATGATTTCCCCTGGAGACCGGGAATGGAACCGGCACCAAAGGTGATTGCCCTCAATAAAATGCTGAAAGACTTTGCCGCAAAGAACGGCTGTATATATGTTGATTATTTTTCAGCAATGGCCGATAACAGGAATGGATTACCGGTTTCTCTGGCTGGTGATGGCATCCATCCCAACCTGGCAGGATATAAAATCATGGAACCACTGGTCGAAAAGGCCATTGAAAAAGCGCTTAAAGCTCAATAA
- a CDS encoding TonB-dependent receptor, with protein MLATRISLLWLVLLLCFSTQAQQQKGLSGKVTDKSGKSLGYATVRILNTNLAAISDSSGGFNLQGISPGNYDIEISHVGFTSITESVQVGRDAATALIIVLQDQGVQLEDIVVSAEKREQVVQKTAGSISAFSARDVKQYRLWNTKELTAIVPNLYANNSGDERNVVSIRGITTTSYDPAVAVYVDGVNQFSLDTYIPQLADVERIEVLRGPQGTLYGRNAMGGVINIITKQPGNKTNGFAEVSIGDYGMQRSSAGIRTPLVKGKLFFGASGVYQSRDGYYTNEFNNSSFDKQNAFTGNYYLKYLLNEKWTITYNFKHQNNNNNGAFPMVYGVEEAIANPYKVNQNGIGKMVDNTINTSLSVQYSGNGFQFNSQTAWQANRRVYETPIDGDFSPIDAVTVVNDYGSDWNKVKVFTQEFRFSSPAQKSGPLSWLAGAYFFSQRNPVKQGTHFGEDAELIGVPGTNFSSINTSIGKNKGLALFGQANYSLTEKLSLIGGLRFDWESKYLTVKGEYQPDGGDAMTTVPDTATTVHFNAVSPKLGLAYKVSPNSNLFAIYSKGYRTGGLTQLSSDPSQPPLYPYKPEYSNNFELGWKNLLYQNRLRINVTAFYTSVTDAQVPTLVLPDAITVTRNTGKLDSKGVELELAATPVKGLELAYNFGYTDAKYSSLKVSQNGDEVDLDGKKQIFTPDVTSMLAVQYSYTVFPKQDVVLVARGEWMYLGQEYFDLANTIRQSPYQLLNLRLGVTTKWVDLFFWGRNVTGKEYVAYAYDFGAVHLGDPSTVGLTGTFRF; from the coding sequence ATGTTGGCAACAAGGATAAGTTTACTCTGGTTAGTGTTGTTGTTGTGTTTCAGTACCCAGGCGCAGCAGCAAAAGGGTCTATCAGGTAAAGTCACGGATAAATCGGGTAAGTCGCTTGGTTATGCTACCGTGCGTATATTGAATACCAACCTTGCTGCTATTTCAGACAGTTCAGGTGGTTTTAATCTCCAGGGCATTTCGCCGGGTAATTATGATATTGAAATTTCCCATGTTGGGTTTACCAGTATCACTGAATCCGTACAGGTTGGCAGGGATGCAGCAACCGCACTCATTATTGTATTGCAGGACCAGGGTGTTCAACTGGAAGATATTGTAGTCTCGGCCGAGAAAAGGGAACAGGTTGTACAGAAGACCGCAGGCAGTATCTCGGCATTTTCAGCACGCGATGTAAAGCAATATCGCTTATGGAATACCAAGGAATTAACTGCTATTGTACCGAACCTTTATGCAAATAATTCGGGCGATGAAAGAAATGTGGTGTCCATCAGGGGCATCACTACTACCTCCTATGATCCTGCTGTGGCTGTATATGTTGATGGTGTAAACCAGTTTAGCCTGGATACTTATATTCCCCAGCTGGCTGATGTTGAAAGGATCGAAGTATTACGTGGCCCCCAGGGAACTTTATATGGCAGGAATGCAATGGGTGGTGTAATCAATATCATTACCAAACAACCGGGCAATAAAACAAATGGATTTGCCGAAGTAAGTATTGGGGATTACGGGATGCAAAGATCAAGCGCCGGAATCAGGACTCCCCTGGTAAAAGGTAAATTATTCTTCGGTGCTTCGGGTGTATACCAAAGCCGTGATGGATATTATACCAATGAATTCAATAACAGTAGTTTCGATAAGCAGAATGCTTTTACCGGCAACTACTACCTGAAATACCTGCTGAATGAGAAATGGACCATCACCTATAATTTTAAACACCAGAATAACAATAACAATGGCGCTTTTCCCATGGTGTATGGTGTGGAGGAGGCGATAGCCAATCCGTACAAGGTCAACCAGAATGGAATTGGGAAAATGGTGGATAACACCATCAATACTTCCCTTTCGGTACAATATTCAGGGAATGGTTTCCAGTTCAATTCACAAACGGCCTGGCAGGCAAACCGCAGGGTGTACGAAACACCCATAGACGGTGACTTTTCACCGATTGATGCCGTTACAGTCGTAAACGATTATGGATCAGACTGGAACAAAGTAAAAGTGTTTACCCAGGAATTCCGGTTCAGTTCTCCGGCCCAAAAATCCGGGCCTTTGAGCTGGTTGGCTGGAGCTTATTTTTTCAGCCAGCGCAATCCGGTTAAACAGGGAACACATTTTGGGGAAGATGCAGAACTGATTGGCGTACCCGGGACGAATTTTTCCTCCATCAATACTTCAATAGGGAAGAATAAGGGACTGGCTTTGTTCGGGCAAGCCAATTATTCCCTAACAGAAAAATTATCGTTGATCGGTGGACTGCGATTTGATTGGGAATCTAAATACCTGACCGTTAAAGGGGAATACCAGCCGGATGGTGGTGATGCCATGACCACGGTACCGGATACAGCTACTACAGTACATTTCAATGCGGTGTCACCAAAACTTGGACTAGCTTATAAAGTATCTCCGAACAGTAATCTTTTTGCTATATACAGCAAGGGATATCGTACCGGTGGATTGACGCAATTATCCTCTGACCCGTCCCAGCCCCCTTTGTATCCATATAAACCCGAGTATTCCAATAATTTTGAATTAGGCTGGAAGAACCTGTTGTACCAAAATCGACTGCGCATTAACGTTACCGCTTTCTATACAAGTGTAACAGACGCGCAAGTACCTACACTGGTATTGCCTGATGCAATCACTGTAACCAGGAATACCGGTAAACTTGACAGCAAGGGCGTTGAACTGGAACTGGCAGCAACGCCGGTAAAGGGTTTGGAACTTGCCTATAATTTTGGTTATACTGATGCGAAATACAGTTCTTTAAAAGTATCTCAAAACGGGGATGAAGTTGACCTTGATGGTAAAAAGCAGATATTTACGCCAGACGTCACTTCCATGCTGGCTGTACAGTATAGTTATACGGTATTCCCTAAACAAGATGTAGTACTGGTTGCAAGGGGTGAATGGATGTACTTAGGGCAGGAATATTTTGACCTGGCTAATACGATCAGGCAATCACCTTACCAGCTGTTGAACCTGCGCCTTGGCGTTACGACAAAATGGGTTGACCTGTTTTTTTGGGGAAGAAATGTGACGGGTAAAGAATATGTCGCCTATGCCTATGATTTCGGAGCTGTTCACCTTGGTGACCCATCTACTGTAGGTTTAACCGGTACTTTTCGTTTTTAA
- a CDS encoding glycosyl hydrolase: MTDHFQSSNTRNIIPSFRPLLFFILLFSFTNSSAQDGFDSLVLGFNTPPASAKPRVWWHWMNGNVTKEGITKDLEWMNRVGIGGMQMFEASLGTPRIVRQPIVFNTPAWKDVVHHTASEVARLGLEWTLSAAGGWSETGGPMVKPEEAMKKLVWSEVIVRGAAPFTGKLPMPPMQNGKFQDAPSGVQEQGFYKDVAVLAYRIPDTGLNIAELHPKLSSSSPVDGVKLTDGRFAISENLKVLPGSSSAFIQFEFEQPFEARAITIAASTKGSGFFPSPATGQVLVSNDGQSFIPVLTFPGSQHRPSPSRTYTFTPTRARFFRIEFKPIQTDGYDIHSGISQLAGPPSPPTEYTIAELQLHQSPRVNQWQDKAAFGLMFEYQSVPTPATSNAIDKKDVIDLTGIMKPDGNLSWTPPPGNWKVLRMGFSLTGQQNGPAPPELTGYEVDKMSADHVISYLDKYLQPYFDAIGSLYGEKGLQYLLLDSWEANLQNWTDDMLEEFSRRNGYDPRPFLPVLTGMVIGSSEISDRFLWDFRNTIADLITEKHYQTISTYLHKKGIGVYGEAIGAALGTMGDGLKSKGLIDIPMGEFWTEQDSKFRLEHPFDILEAASAAHIYNKKIVAAESFTDIKNPFGPPSFLKYMADYYMTLGVNRFVVHTSVHQPLDDKKPGFTLAIFGQHYTRHNTWAEESVAWNTYLARCSYMLQQGKSTSDIAYFIGEDAPSVAPFWEKLVPEVPEGFKFDFVNGEVILEKMSVRNGDLVLPDGVRYKMLVLPAKLIKMSVPLLRKIQELVNAGATILGPKPTAAPGLTNYPNADKEVESMANAIWGATNGTSITFQEYGKGKVFWGKPVIEIMHSLGFPEDMIFTKPAFNTQVNFIHRKTSDADIYFVANQLFRKEKLELKFRVNGKVPVLWNPDNATIEPVSYRVENGVTIVPYNFDEYGSVFVVFHESTSQESFTVPVITVQKKQGITGTWQVTFPNLYKNTTNLKLDALKSWSDLPDSTLRYFSGTASYSKTFQMAKLEPGRKYWLDLGAVKEIAELTLNGKSLGILWKTPFVVDITKFIKAGNNVLEIKVTNLWTNRMQGDKNLPVNQRFTFATNTIFGNSMEPPGIQLIPSGLMGPVNVIITTQ; the protein is encoded by the coding sequence ATGACAGACCATTTCCAGTCATCTAATACAAGGAACATTATTCCTTCCTTTAGGCCGTTGCTATTTTTTATACTGTTATTTTCTTTCACCAATAGTTCGGCACAGGATGGATTTGACAGCCTGGTACTTGGCTTCAATACTCCGCCAGCCAGTGCAAAGCCAAGGGTCTGGTGGCATTGGATGAATGGTAATGTTACCAAAGAAGGTATCACAAAAGACCTAGAATGGATGAACCGTGTTGGGATTGGCGGAATGCAAATGTTTGAAGCAAGTTTAGGCACACCAAGAATTGTCCGGCAACCCATTGTTTTTAATACGCCGGCATGGAAAGATGTTGTGCACCATACTGCAAGCGAAGTAGCCAGGTTGGGGTTGGAGTGGACCTTATCAGCTGCCGGTGGCTGGAGTGAAACAGGTGGTCCAATGGTAAAGCCTGAAGAGGCGATGAAAAAATTAGTATGGAGTGAGGTAATTGTCAGAGGGGCTGCACCCTTTACGGGTAAATTGCCAATGCCTCCTATGCAGAACGGTAAATTTCAGGATGCGCCTTCGGGGGTCCAGGAACAGGGTTTTTATAAAGATGTGGCTGTTCTTGCATACCGCATACCAGATACCGGCTTAAATATTGCGGAACTACATCCTAAACTCTCGTCCAGCAGCCCGGTTGATGGTGTTAAATTAACTGATGGCCGGTTTGCTATTTCTGAGAACCTGAAAGTACTGCCTGGCTCCTCTTCCGCATTTATCCAGTTTGAATTTGAGCAGCCTTTCGAAGCCCGCGCCATTACCATTGCCGCCAGTACCAAAGGTTCTGGATTCTTTCCATCACCGGCAACCGGACAAGTTTTGGTCAGTAACGATGGACAGTCATTTATTCCAGTACTGACCTTTCCGGGATCACAGCACCGCCCATCACCAAGCCGCACATATACATTTACACCAACCAGGGCCAGGTTCTTCAGGATCGAGTTCAAGCCGATTCAGACTGATGGTTATGATATTCATTCAGGTATAAGCCAGCTCGCAGGGCCGCCATCCCCACCTACAGAATATACCATTGCCGAACTGCAATTACACCAATCCCCAAGGGTAAACCAATGGCAGGATAAAGCAGCTTTCGGACTCATGTTTGAATACCAGTCGGTACCGACACCTGCCACCAGTAATGCAATAGATAAAAAAGATGTAATTGACCTGACTGGTATTATGAAGCCAGATGGCAACCTGTCCTGGACCCCACCCCCCGGAAACTGGAAGGTATTGCGGATGGGCTTTTCATTAACCGGACAACAAAACGGTCCTGCACCGCCCGAATTAACCGGCTATGAAGTAGATAAAATGAGTGCTGACCATGTGATCAGTTACCTCGATAAATACCTGCAGCCTTATTTCGATGCCATTGGATCACTCTATGGGGAAAAAGGATTGCAGTATTTGTTGCTGGATAGCTGGGAAGCAAACCTGCAAAACTGGACAGATGACATGCTGGAAGAATTTTCCAGGCGGAATGGTTATGACCCACGACCATTCCTTCCGGTACTTACGGGAATGGTCATAGGTAGTTCTGAAATCAGCGACCGGTTCCTTTGGGATTTCCGGAATACTATTGCTGACCTGATTACAGAAAAACATTACCAGACAATCAGTACCTACCTTCATAAAAAAGGGATTGGTGTATATGGTGAGGCCATTGGTGCTGCCCTGGGTACGATGGGCGATGGACTAAAGAGCAAGGGACTTATAGATATTCCTATGGGTGAATTCTGGACCGAACAGGATAGCAAATTCAGGCTCGAACATCCTTTCGATATCCTGGAAGCTGCTTCTGCAGCGCATATTTACAATAAAAAAATTGTTGCAGCAGAATCATTTACAGATATAAAAAATCCTTTTGGTCCGCCTTCCTTCCTAAAGTACATGGCCGATTACTATATGACCCTTGGGGTTAACAGGTTTGTGGTCCATACATCGGTACACCAGCCACTGGATGATAAAAAACCAGGTTTTACACTGGCGATCTTTGGCCAACACTATACACGGCACAATACCTGGGCAGAGGAGTCAGTAGCCTGGAACACTTACCTGGCAAGGTGTTCGTATATGCTGCAGCAGGGAAAATCAACGAGCGATATCGCCTATTTTATTGGTGAGGATGCACCATCCGTAGCACCCTTCTGGGAGAAACTTGTACCCGAAGTTCCCGAGGGCTTTAAATTTGATTTTGTAAATGGAGAAGTGATCCTTGAAAAAATGTCGGTCCGGAATGGTGACCTCGTTTTACCCGATGGGGTTCGCTACAAAATGTTGGTCCTGCCTGCAAAGCTCATCAAAATGAGTGTTCCGCTGCTTAGAAAAATCCAGGAACTGGTGAATGCCGGTGCAACCATATTGGGGCCAAAACCCACAGCAGCTCCCGGTTTGACCAATTACCCTAATGCAGACAAGGAAGTTGAATCTATGGCAAATGCGATCTGGGGTGCAACCAATGGAACAAGTATTACTTTCCAGGAATATGGAAAGGGTAAAGTATTCTGGGGCAAACCTGTTATTGAGATTATGCATTCACTTGGCTTCCCCGAAGACATGATTTTTACAAAGCCGGCTTTCAATACCCAGGTAAATTTTATTCACCGGAAAACATCAGATGCTGATATATATTTTGTAGCCAACCAGTTGTTCAGGAAGGAAAAGTTGGAACTGAAATTCAGGGTGAATGGGAAGGTGCCCGTATTATGGAACCCTGATAATGCAACTATCGAGCCTGTTTCTTACCGAGTAGAAAATGGCGTCACGATTGTGCCATACAATTTTGATGAATATGGTTCCGTTTTTGTCGTATTTCATGAAAGTACAAGCCAGGAATCATTCACAGTACCCGTTATAACTGTGCAGAAAAAACAGGGCATCACCGGAACCTGGCAGGTGACATTTCCCAACCTGTATAAAAACACCACCAACCTTAAATTAGATGCCTTAAAATCCTGGTCAGACTTACCAGACAGCACGTTGCGTTATTTTTCAGGGACTGCTTCCTATTCCAAGACATTTCAGATGGCAAAACTGGAACCCGGCAGAAAATACTGGCTTGACCTGGGGGCTGTAAAAGAAATAGCAGAACTGACCCTGAATGGTAAATCACTGGGAATTCTTTGGAAAACACCGTTTGTTGTAGACATAACAAAATTTATAAAAGCAGGGAATAATGTGTTGGAAATTAAGGTTACCAACCTCTGGACAAACAGGATGCAGGGAGATAAGAACCTTCCGGTAAACCAACGATTTACATTCGCAACAAATACCATATTTGGTAATTCGATGGAGCCACCGGGGATCCAGCTGATACCATCCGGATTGATGGGGCCTGTAAACGTTATCATTACAACCCAATAA